Part of the Nitrospinota bacterium genome, TGGAAAAATCACCAGGAATTAAAGACCCTGAAAAGGTTCGTTCGTTTATGGCAAATATTAGATCAGGGAGTAAATTATGAAGCCGCATAAATTGCCCGATTCAAGCGGGCACTTCGGAAAATTTGGGGGCAAGTATGTCATTGAAACCCTGATGCCGGCTCTGAAAGAACTGGAGCAGGTTTATGGGGAAGCTAAAGGCGATCCGCAGTTTAAAAAAGATATGGGCTATTACTTGAGGCATTATGTTGGTCGTCCTACCTCACTTTATTTTGCCCAACGTCTCACAGAGCACCTCGGTGGTGCCAGAATTTACCTGAAACGTGAAGACCTGACTCATACCGGTGCCCATAAAATCAATAACACCATAGGCAGTGCGTTGTTGACAAAACGAATGGGTAAAAAGAAGGTGATTGCTGAAACCGGAGCAGGTCAACATGGCGTGGCAACAGCAACTGCTGCTTCCTTGTTCGGGCTGGAATGTGAGGTGTTCATGGGGGAAGAAGATATGAGAAGGCAAACTCTCAATGTTTTCCGCATGAGACTTTTGGGAGCTAAAGTCACCCCTGTGACCGGTGGAACCCGTACCCTTAAGGATGCCACAAGCGAAGCTATAAGGAACTGGATCACCACCGTAGAGAGCACCCACTATATTATTGGTTCCGTTGTCGGTCCACACCCTTATCCTATGATAGTCAGGGACTTCCAGAAAGTGATTGGCGAAGAGTCCATAAACCAAATCATGGAAATGGAAGGTCGGTTGCCCGATGTTTGTGTTGCCTGTGTAGGTGGAGGCAGCAACTCTATGGGTTTGTTTTATCCTTTTCTTGATAATGAAAATGTCCGGCTTGTTGGTGTAGAAGCCGCGGGACATGGTATTGATACAGACAAACACGGTGCCTCTCTCACCAAAGGTTCACCAGGTGTTCTGCATGGGATGATGAGTTATCTTTTACATGATGATGACGGGCAGGTGACTGAGGCGCATTCTGTATCGGCGGGACTGGATTACCCCGGAGTCGGGTGCGAGCACAGCCACCTAAGGGCAACAGGCAGGGCGAACTATGTACCGATCAGTGATGAAGAGGCAATGGAAGGTTTTAAACTTCTTTCTCAACTGGAAGGCATCATTCCGGCTCTGGAGTCTGCGCATGCTATTGCCCAGGTTATGCAGATGGCTCCTGATATGAAAAAAGATGAAGTCATTCTGGTTTGTTTATCTGGCCGGGGTGATAAAGATGTGAACCAGGTTGCGGAGATGATGGGAGTTTCCTTGTGAGTCGTATTGAAAAACGTTTCAAAAGTTTGAATGGCGATAAAGCTCTGGTGGCTTTTTTTACTGCCGGGGATCCAGACTTGTCGTCATCAAAAGATATTTTTTCTGTAGTCGAGAAAAGCGGTGCCGATATCATTGAACTGGGTGTCCCGTTTTCAGATCCGCTTGCTGACGGACCAGTTATTCAGGCTTCGGCACACCGTTCACTTAAGAATGGAACAACTTTAGTGAAAATCCTGGAACTGGTCAAAGACATCAGGAGCCAGTCACAATTACCGATTGTTTTAATGAGCAGTTTCAATCCCATCTTGGTTTATGGTCAAGAAAAGTTCGTGACCGATGCTGTCAGTGCCGGCGTGGATGGAGTGATCCTCCCTGACCTGCCTCCTGAAGAGGCCAAAGAGTTTTTAGGGTTTGCCGATGAAAAAAAACTGGACATGATTTTTCTCCTGGCGCCTACAAGTACCCAGGATCGGATTAAAATGGTTGATGACGCGAGCAGCGGTTTTATTTACTACGTTTCTCTTACAGGAACAACAGGAACTAAAAAATCACTTGCTAAAAACCTCGAAGAGAAAGTGACTTCTATTAAGAAACAGGTGGGATTGCCGGTGTTGGTTGGGTTTGGTATTTCCGGACCAGAACAAGCGAAAGAAGCCGCGCAATACTCTGATGGAGTGATCATTGGCAGTGCCATTGTTAAATTGATTGAGTCACACTCTGACTCTGAAGAAAGAAATAAAAGCATCGCGGAATTTGTGTCCAGTATTAGAACAGCCCTCAACTCTTGAATTGGCTCCATGCCTTCCCGCATATCTGTTGTTATTCCTGCATTCAATGAAGAACAGTCAATAGGTTTGGTTCTTGATGCTCTGCCAAAAGACTTGATCCACGAAACCATTGTTGTTGATAATAATTCGACCGATGATACTGCCCGGTTTGCC contains:
- a CDS encoding tryptophan synthase subunit alpha; translation: MSRIEKRFKSLNGDKALVAFFTAGDPDLSSSKDIFSVVEKSGADIIELGVPFSDPLADGPVIQASAHRSLKNGTTLVKILELVKDIRSQSQLPIVLMSSFNPILVYGQEKFVTDAVSAGVDGVILPDLPPEEAKEFLGFADEKKLDMIFLLAPTSTQDRIKMVDDASSGFIYYVSLTGTTGTKKSLAKNLEEKVTSIKKQVGLPVLVGFGISGPEQAKEAAQYSDGVIIGSAIVKLIESHSDSEERNKSIAEFVSSIRTALNS
- the trpB gene encoding tryptophan synthase subunit beta; protein product: MKPHKLPDSSGHFGKFGGKYVIETLMPALKELEQVYGEAKGDPQFKKDMGYYLRHYVGRPTSLYFAQRLTEHLGGARIYLKREDLTHTGAHKINNTIGSALLTKRMGKKKVIAETGAGQHGVATATAASLFGLECEVFMGEEDMRRQTLNVFRMRLLGAKVTPVTGGTRTLKDATSEAIRNWITTVESTHYIIGSVVGPHPYPMIVRDFQKVIGEESINQIMEMEGRLPDVCVACVGGGSNSMGLFYPFLDNENVRLVGVEAAGHGIDTDKHGASLTKGSPGVLHGMMSYLLHDDDGQVTEAHSVSAGLDYPGVGCEHSHLRATGRANYVPISDEEAMEGFKLLSQLEGIIPALESAHAIAQVMQMAPDMKKDEVILVCLSGRGDKDVNQVAEMMGVSL